AAATTACAGTACTCCATATCATTCTTATATTATGTCATTCACATCTCGTAGCACTCTTCTCCCACTCATTACTCTCTAATATTTCACCTTCCTTACTTCCATTTTATCTAACACTGCAATAAACTTTTATCTAATTATCTGGCACCTAACCTTGCTGCCACTCAATCTAACATATCTAACATTATGTCCACCATCACATCACTACCTTACCTTAAAATATCTGCAGTTATTCCATCTACAGTATACCAAGAGCCTCTAACCTATTTACAGCTTTTCTAACTTCCTATCTTTATATCCTACTCTGTTCCACTGGTCTTCTGGTCCTTGTGTGCACACTGCACACAAAATCATGTTACAGTATTGCCTTTTCTTCACCATTTGCAACTATTAAAAACTAAAAATATTCACTCCACCTATAGATTGGTGACATGTAGATCTGTCAACAAAGTTAGAGTACTGTTCAGTAATTAAGAACCACTggaaaatatatacaatgaaataACCAGGCTAAAAACTTTGAATTCCTAATTATGAAAAAATGAAACTATTTGCAAAAAGATCTAAACTTACTTGGGCACTACGACTAACAGAGTAACAAGGTATTCACTATTTTGAACAAAATCGTCTTTCTTCACCAATTCACCGAGGTTTCTTGTCAGAAGGCTTCCACTGAAAaacaaatattaatttatattccaCATCATTGCATTAAAATATATTGTGATAAAAATGGCACCCCCCTTTTAAATTTTTTGTGCTAATTTCGTATAAAATGAATACCCAATACATTTCACCAGTAATCCATCCTTCAAACTTGTTCAAACCTTATAAACTGAGAAAGATAAAATTCACAAACATCTTAAAAGTTTCAACAAATACATTAGCTCTtacaagaaagaaaaaaaaaaagagagagagagagagaggaaatatgGGAATAAGCAAGTCCTTTTTATGGTCACCTTCATATACATTAGAATAAGCTAGTCATGTTTACATTTACTTTTATACACAACACAGACTATCATAACTCCCCTATGCAATAACAATGCTATATCTGTCAATGACTGGATGTTATGGAACAAAAATTAAAATGATTTAATCATCGCCCAACAAGACTGCAACATGTACATACGTTTGCTTCCTCTCCATGTTGGCCAAATTTGACTTCAGGTTGTTGTAATTTGAAGATTTGGATTTGAGGTCATTTTCAATTTGAGTGACCTGGTTATTGATGGCATCCACAATGCCCCGTAATGATTGCTTGATTGGAAACTTCGCCATCTCCCACTGAAACTTCGTCAAGTAGGTAGCAAGGTCCACTGTGATGTAGAAAGTGGGGGAGGGAAATTAATTATTAACTAGGTCTGTATACTGTATAAGGATTCTGTGCACAGCTTATTAAGCTATTTAAATTGTTAAACACATGTGAAATAACAGGAGAGATGATATCTGAATGGATGCAATAGAAAACATGGCTTTTGTCttcaataatttattaaaaagttcatcatatacaataaaataGGAGATAGGTACACACACAACAGCTAGCCatccatatacacatatatacaagaATAATCATAAAAACCACTTGTtcagctacacacacactggtcaacataagaactccCTTTAGaaccttgtgtaaggaatcgttcaggaccctgtataccacttatgtcagacccatcctggaatatgcagctccagcctggagtccatacttagttaaacacaagacaaagttagaaaagattcagcggtatgccactaggctcgtcccggaacagaggaatgagctacgaggaaaggctaaaggagctgaacctcacgtccctggaaaacagaagagtaaggagacacatgataaccaccaacaaaattctcaggggaattaacagggtggacaaagacaaactcttcagcacaggtgggacatgaacaagaggacacaggtggaaacttagtacccagatgagccacaaagacgttagaaagaattttttcagtgtcatagtagttaataaatggaatgcactaggcagttatgtggtggaggctgactccatacacagtttcaaatgtagatatgatagaccccagtacactcaggaatctgtacaccagttgattgacagtggagaggtgggaccaaagaaacagagctcaacccccacaagcacaattaggcgagtacaattaggtaattacactgaacgaatctttttgacatttgttcttttttGTATAGAAAATGGAGCAGCCTGCCTGACATTCACTGAACAATCCTTTTGacatttttttcacatttttttctaaaaaaacaaaaaaaacaaaaatgctttgcaacattacagcagtcacccctttacatcccagcaccattagcattttttttttaaatttcactGATTTACATCGTCGGAGGCATCTGAGAATTTGCAAGAACCAGCAGGAAAGCTAGTAAGCACCACATGGTTTCTCGTTAACTGAGTGGGAACTCGTCAATCGAGACAATTTTCTGCAAGTCACTTGTTACCTAAAATGCTTGTAGATGGAGCCGCTCGTCACGCGAGGTTCCTCTGTACTGTACTGAATAACCCAAACTAGCATGTAGAGTACTTCAGCAAACATTTGAAGTGATTGTTTAAGTTTAACAAGTGAAAACAGGTAATATTTCTTGGGCAGATTCAAATGAAGTTTGTTTTAAAGCAACATTTTtgacaaaaaaatacaaaacctATTATAATGCACTGGAAGTACTGTACGGTACATGAAAACAAAcccaagcaacagcttggtggaccaaactctcctaagtcgagcctggcctcgggccgggcttgttgagtagaactcccagaaccccatcaaccaggtatcaagcagagggAATATTTAGGTATTAtagtatttatatactgtattctCCTATAATCCTTACTTTGATTGGCAAGTAGATTTTCCTGAAGCTTATCTCGTTGGTCCTCAAGTACTTCTCCCAAATAGCCGGCCATCTTGCGAGTCACAGTTTCTACATAAGTGTCCAGTTTAGCCAAGTCATCACTAAGACCAACTAGCTGATCCAAAGTACCAACCTGAACAAAGAAGATTTTTTACTCAATACAGATAAATTATTTAGGCATTGACAGGTTCCACATTGCACTAAATCCATGGGCACTCATTTTCCAGAGCTTGacattgtggtagtgttgtgatgacACAACCAAATGAACAGAGAAGAGCAGCCAAATATTACGCTGTCCAGTAATAAGAATAAAAAATATTTCAGAGCAATGGAAATGGAAATTTACATTTCTTAAAACTATGTCACTGGaagatacagtatactgtatgctACTTGAAGTAAAACCACTTCTTTGACTTTTTAGTTCTGCTCGTCAACTCCTGACTTGATGCAATTTTGTTTATAGGTGTTAAATTATGAAAGCCTTTACCTTACCATTTCTGTGGATGTAATTACTCAGgtttagttacaggatgagggctATTTCCCTATAATTTTTGTTATATGACTTTTTGAAACTACAGTACAGTACCAATGATTTTGATACACACGCCATCCTTTTATTTAAATTATTCTGTCTACAACTCTGTTTGGTAAAGATTATTTGCACATTTTATTGGCACCTTAGTTTTTTTTAGCAAGAATTTATGCGTGAAATGTATGTTCTCTGCACTCCTTCAATTTTGGAAACTTGTCCTGCCTTAAAGCGGGACGTGATTATCGAGCAGTACTGTATTCAGGGTGTGAAAGCACAAAGTGATTTGAAAAGGAGCATTTTTCTGGTCTCCCAGGATTTGAAGCTTTCATAATTGaagctgtttttttttgtttactgatGCCACACTTACTTTGTTTAGCTCTTTAAATAGATCAAATCAAATAATGTATCCTGTATCCAGTTTGTCACAAATTTTTTTCCCTAGTACAGTAGCTGTTATTTATCACTGTTGAATGTGTGTTGTTTTCCATTGCACACTGGAAGACATCAGTGTTATCTTGTGAAAAAGTAGAATGGAGATTCACTATCATACAGCATGAAACCTCTATTTTTGTTTCATTGTATTTAAAATGTTCAAAATTCAGttataaatattttgaaaacattgaGTGTCTTGAGGTACTGCAGTTCAGCAGCTCCTATGGGGAAGCTGTCACCgagacatttttgtttttgtttttttaatataaacaagagttcttacattcttgtaaagcaactagcatgcatagcgttttagGCAAGCCCCTTAattttaattttccctggaatatgaccctcCAAATTGTTTAACGACCAGgtgcccattcactgctgggtgaacagaggtgtatagttaaggactggcgcctagtcaatcctccccagccaggatacgaacccaagccaAATTACTCGTGAAGTGAGTGTAttaccactgtgccacagggACTGATATTTCTAGTTTTTTAATGTCTCTTACTGAGGCAATACTGTCTGCTTAGTATGATATGAAGCTGTCATTTATATTTTTGCAAATGTCTGATAAGAGGATGAGAGAGCACAGGAGCATGGACAGTACCTTAGGCTACACAGCTTTACACTGTGCTTAGTCGTTATTTTGTTTGGCTTATTATTAATCTTTTTGACAGGCTTTTTGTCAGGAAATTAAATATCCATTAGCCCATTCGCATAGATTTTTTATTAGTCTGGCAGACGCACTACCCCAGGCGACAAACTGAAGGCTACCATTTTTATTACCCCTGGGACCTTCGTTTCTgaaaaatgacattgcagaccatCTGCAAATGACTTTGAAATacgacaaaattagagaaaactatTTATGTTCTGCAACTTTGTATTTCTTACACATGTGGAAAATAATAATTGTTGGGTAAACTCAGATTTTGTTTGGCTCATGCACAACCACACTTGTGACTCACGTAATCTTTGACAAAGATAATTTCCAGTCCTACATATCTTACAAGTTGAGCAATCAAACACCACATCTTACAACTTTAAATTAAATATACTACTACTGCATTTTTAAGTTTttcaatgagatgtttttatatcAATACACtttttaaatacagtacagtgCTGTACTGCACTTATATTtttaatgtactgtactgtatattatttCAGTTACTTTATATTTTATCCACCAAATTAGAAAACAAttgaatttattctttaccttGAGATCTGGAAGATGAAACTTAtgattaacacttaattggttttGAACAGCTGTAAGATTGTTCAACTTCTCCCAAGTATGTTGACATGTCTTATCTCCTGGGGCAGAGATCAGCCAGTACTCTGTAAACGACATTTTGACAGGCTCCTCAAATTGATCTGAAAGATAAAAGTAAGCAATGTTAAATACACAATACATTGTTAATATTAGGTGCTAATGAACTAGATCCTGTATAGTGAACAAACAAGTTTTTAAACTTAAGTCATCAAGTAGTAACAAAATTTAGTTTAAGGTTATATACAGTGAATAATTAAATTTTCCTTTACTTTATAGCTGTGAAAGTTGACAGTACTCACCACACAAAAACAGTCTTTCACTGGTAAGAGCATGTTTTACCAAATGCctctaaaaaatatttttttacaccctgtaagcacctccaaaggatacctgatcaaccaggctgtgactcatacgtcaggctgcgagcagccgcgtccaacagcctggttgatcagtccggcaaccaggaggcctggtcgacgactgggccgcggggacgctaagccccggaagcacctcaaggtaaccaaggtatcATTCATTCAGATATCTGAACTTTAAAATAGGAATTTGGGCCCTACAACTGCAGCCATTTG
This DNA window, taken from Procambarus clarkii isolate CNS0578487 chromosome 76, FALCON_Pclarkii_2.0, whole genome shotgun sequence, encodes the following:
- the Vha44 gene encoding V-type proton ATPase subunit C isoform X1, translating into MGFLDQFEEPVKMSFTEYWLISAPGDKTCQHTWEKLNNLTAVQNQLSVNHKFHLPDLKVGTLDQLVGLSDDLAKLDTYVETVTRKMAGYLGEVLEDQRDKLQENLLANQMDLATYLTKFQWEMAKFPIKQSLRGIVDAINNQVTQIENDLKSKSSNYNNLKSNLANMERKQTGSLLTRNLGELVKKDDFVQNSEYLVTLLVVVPKMYYPDWHAKYEHLADMVVPRSSKMIFEDSDHGLFTVTLFSKVIDEYKLHSRENKFIVREFTYNEEELTAGKNELSKLINDKKRHFGPLVRWLKVNFSECFICWIHVKAIRVFVESVLRYGLPVNFQAMLLHPSKKSVKRLRDLLNQLYSHLDSSATGGAGDTVDIPGLGFNTSEYYPYVYFKINTDMIGDHRL